The proteins below are encoded in one region of Halocatena salina:
- a CDS encoding CinA family protein, with translation MDNDTENPIERRVGTALREADATVAVAESCTGGLVGSLLTDVPGSSDYFDRTVVTYSYEAKRELLAVSRESLDADGAVSESVARQMAQAIRDTAGTTWGLATTGIAGPEGGTDDKPVGTVYVAVANAAPWGSNASKTTVERHLIDDVDARTERKERFARQTLTDLCDRITSENG, from the coding sequence CTGGACAACGACACCGAAAACCCGATCGAACGCCGCGTGGGGACCGCGCTCCGAGAGGCGGACGCCACGGTGGCGGTGGCCGAATCTTGCACTGGCGGATTGGTCGGCTCGCTGCTCACGGATGTCCCCGGATCGAGCGACTATTTCGACCGTACGGTCGTGACGTACTCCTACGAAGCCAAACGGGAACTACTCGCCGTTTCGCGCGAATCGCTCGACGCAGACGGTGCAGTGAGCGAATCGGTTGCCCGCCAGATGGCTCAAGCCATCCGTGACACCGCCGGCACGACGTGGGGACTCGCAACCACCGGTATCGCGGGACCGGAGGGCGGTACTGATGACAAGCCCGTCGGTACCGTCTACGTGGCCGTCGCCAACGCCGCACCGTGGGGTTCGAACGCCTCGAAAACCACCGTCGAACGACATCTGATCGACGATGTCGACGCACGAACCGAGCGCAAAGAACGGTTCGCACGGCAAACGCTGACCGATCTGTGTGATCGGATCACGAGCGAGAACGGATAG
- a CDS encoding alpha/beta fold hydrolase, whose product MQTVTSVDGTEITYREAGTGPPLVLVHGGGLGESLWTHLRPQLVTDTTVVAPYRRGHGPSGDTAAYSLGRESDDISAVVETIDGAATLFGHSFGGLCALEAARTTPVERLVLYEPALLVGNHRDDATLAAEMETLLEAGERRRAMALYLRKATGLERVDHLLTPEMLDHAEIAVRQNRAIERYRLDDTLDLSVPTLLLLSEDGPAHLRDGVRTLHERLPNSRLVELEGMGHQGIVTDPERVAATITAFVEK is encoded by the coding sequence ATGCAGACAGTCACCTCAGTTGATGGCACGGAGATCACCTACCGAGAAGCCGGCACGGGACCGCCGCTCGTGCTCGTCCACGGCGGTGGACTCGGGGAGAGCCTCTGGACCCATCTCCGCCCGCAGCTGGTCACAGACACCACCGTCGTCGCACCGTACCGACGCGGGCACGGACCGAGTGGCGATACAGCGGCGTACAGTCTCGGTCGAGAGAGCGACGACATCAGCGCGGTCGTGGAGACGATCGACGGCGCTGCGACCCTGTTCGGCCACTCCTTTGGCGGACTCTGTGCGCTGGAGGCGGCACGAACGACGCCAGTCGAGCGGCTCGTCCTGTACGAGCCGGCGCTGCTCGTCGGGAACCACAGGGACGACGCGACGCTCGCGGCGGAGATGGAGACGCTGCTTGAGGCGGGAGAACGACGCCGAGCGATGGCGCTGTATCTCCGGAAAGCCACGGGATTGGAGCGCGTCGATCATTTACTCACCCCCGAAATGCTGGACCACGCCGAGATCGCCGTTCGGCAGAACCGGGCGATCGAACGGTACCGGCTGGATGATACGCTCGATCTCTCCGTCCCGACGCTGTTGTTGCTGAGCGAGGACGGTCCCGCGCATCTCCGGGACGGCGTCCGAACGCTCCACGAGCGACTCCCGAACAGCCGACTGGTCGAACTGGAGGGCATGGGCCATCAGGGGATCGTGACCGATCCCGAACGAGTGGCGGCGACGATCACGGCGTTCGTGGAGAAATAA
- a CDS encoding type II toxin-antitoxin system RelE family toxin has protein sequence MTDRDDTDEWSWRFTSTAEGDLAALERTDRQQIVTKLENICNPPWRDLPDYGERLKNSPYRKVRVGGFRFSITFDRECKETVIARIKRRDGAYTVTIETDICREPSVGDSYGTGTTVSTSTTVTASGAWSWIPLSIVTSDQSEQ, from the coding sequence ATGACTGACAGGGACGATACCGACGAGTGGTCGTGGCGGTTTACCTCGACGGCGGAGGGGGATCTCGCCGCTCTTGAACGTACGGACCGACAGCAGATCGTCACCAAACTGGAGAACATCTGTAACCCTCCGTGGCGCGATCTTCCTGATTACGGTGAGCGATTGAAAAACAGTCCATACAGAAAGGTACGAGTTGGAGGATTCCGGTTCTCGATCACGTTTGACCGTGAGTGCAAGGAAACGGTCATTGCGCGTATCAAACGCCGTGATGGCGCGTACACTGTGACGATTGAAACGGACATTTGCAGGGAACCGAGTGTCGGTGACAGCTACGGTACTGGGACGACTGTATCGACATCGACGACGGTAACGGCGTCGGGTGCGTGGTCGTGGATCCCGCTGTCGATCGTGACGAGCGACCAGAGCGAGCAGTGA